From a single Nicotiana tomentosiformis chromosome 2, ASM39032v3, whole genome shotgun sequence genomic region:
- the LOC104096966 gene encoding factor of DNA methylation 1-like: MSKIAVLEKELETKEVRMYKQAIRALKQIHVEDKEPKEKVKELTITMQKISEERNYWENLAKQLKGKESETAELVEARKEMIKILSDMCNGDMDIGIKRFGVIDSSPFHSACKLKFSHQVAEEKATELCSIWQTAVENPKWNPFKTITSNGEVRAEMIDQEDKHLQQLRKEWGYEVYLAVAIALKEIKEYNMKVKTTTHQLWNFKEGRKATLKEGICLMGKKLKEAKIKDTGFVKVDQLKPGTAGKNLIVKVLTTDVVVDKNQNNRWQSQSPCVYSQPQITRVAESLVGDETGTIIFTARNEQVDLMEPGSILLLYGAKVQMYTNHNRRTCGICCK; the protein is encoded by the exons ATGAGTAAGATAGCTGTGCTTGAGAAGGAGCTGGAAACAAAGGAAGTTAGAATGTATAAACAAGCTATAAGAGCTTTAAAGCAGATCCACGTTGAAGATAAAGAACCAAAGGAAAAGGTGAAAGAGTTGACAATAACTATGCAAAAGATCTCCGAGGAAAGAAACTATTGGGAAAATTTAGCTAAGCAGCTTAAGGGCAAAGAAAGCGAGACTGCTGAGCTAGTAGAAGCTCGAAAAGAGATGATTAAG ATTCTTTCTGACATGTGCAATGGTGACATGGATATTGGCATAAAGAGATTTGGTGTCATTGATAGTTCTCCTTTTCATAGTGCATGCAAGCTGAAATTCTCGCATCAAGTTGCCGAAGAAAAAGCAACAGAATTGTGTTCTATTTGGCAGACAGCTGTGGAAAACCCCAAATGGAATCCATTCAAAACTATCACCTCAAATGGGGAAGTTCGAGCA GAAATGATAGACCAAGAGGACAAGCATCTCCAGCAGCTGAGGAAAGAGTGGGGATATGAAGTATATTTAGCTGTTGCCATAGCCTTGAAAGAAATTAAAGAGTATAATATGAAGGTCAAAACCACGACTCATCAGCTCTGGAATTTCAAAGAAGGTAGGAAAGCTACGCTAAAAGAAGGCATTTGTTTAATGGGGAAAAAATTGAAGGAGGCAAAGATCAAAGATACAG GATTTGTCAAGGTGGATCAGTTGAAGCCAGGGACAGCGGGCAAGAATCTAATTGTCAAAGTCCTAACTACTGATGTGGTGGTTGACAAGAACCAAAACAACAGGTGGCAGTCCCAATCGCCATGTGTATATTCTCAACCGCAAATCACACGAGTAGCTGAGAGCCTTGTTGGAGATGAAACTGGAACTATCATATTCACCGCTCGCAACGAACAAG TTGATTTGATGGAGCCAGGTAGCATCTTACTCCTTTATGGTGCAAAAGTCCAAATGTATACAAATCATAATCGCAGAACCTGTGGAATTTGTTGTAAATGA